From the Solea senegalensis isolate Sse05_10M unplaced genomic scaffold, IFAPA_SoseM_1 scf7180000012601, whole genome shotgun sequence genome, the window tttgtaatcagAAATAGTTCATAGATTGCTTTAAAATGATACAAATATTGTTAAATTAttccaaaataaatacataacgGTGTATTTTCCACTATTTTTGACTGACCACTGGCACAGATAATTTTAAAGGTTTAGGCGACAGAGTTTAAGTGAACATTTGAagtgcaaacacactcacacacagcaactGAGGAAATTGTGGGCGAACAAAATTCTACCTGTAACAGAAAGGGAACTAAAGCTCACCTGACTGCATGCAAGTATGAATGAGGAGTTACATCTCCATAAAcgacatgacacaaacaaaaaacagccatGCCTAAATCTTAATGTCTGAAGGGAATTGATTTAAGAAAGAAGaattaagaaaaaacacatttccttaaCCTTTTCTTTGTAGACCCAGGAGAATTACATGTGAATCAATGGCAGCTAAAAATAGCAGCAAAGGGCTGGTTTACTGGAAACCACCCCTTAATCTAACCCTGCATGAGCCTGTAAGGATGCTATAATTTCAGGGTAGACTGTGAGATTCATGTATGTATATGAGGTTACTGCATGGTGGGTAGGGAACGAAGGGACTCTAAACAGTTTTAATGCACGTCTCAATAGAAAGCACTCATAATAAGATAATTGTGGCGAATTTTGAATGGGGAAATTGTTTATACTCCACAAAAGCTTACAAAAGTAGAGTGCTCGTGAGTTATTTTGAAGTGCCGCATCACATGGAGGTTGATTCTCCACCCCCGAAACACTACAAGTTGTgttttcacaacaaacacatataACATGTACATTACAAAATGTTCTAACTTTCTTGGTACCATGAGTTATATTTGTTACTATATTTGTGTCATTACTTTATATTATCTCACAGTTTTCTGCATCCATAAACTTACAGAAACGTAAGGGTAagtgatgtcagtgtttttaggGGCACGGCAATATGATGCGTTAAATTGCCTAAATCAGTGGATCCAATATTAGAAGcagaacattttcaaataaatgctCTGATTATGGCAGTCTGTAAAAATGCcagctgtttatttatgtatgtccTGCATTGGACCAATATCAGTGTCAGTCAAGGATGTGATGTTGATATCAGtaccaaagaagaaaaaatggcaTCAAGCCATACCTATTCTgttttaaagccatttcaaGAGCTTGTAAAATTATCgcaataatatcacaattattttgatcaAGATAGTTTCATATCATCTCATTGCATCAGCGCAAGTGATGTAAAAACAACTGTATTGACGTGATATCTGTATCAGTACATACCCAAGGCTGTGATATGGgtattgtattttctttttagaatATTGCAATAATATCGTGGATCGCAATTATTCTGAGCAGTGATATGACATTCTCATATCATCCCATGACTATAACCACAGGTCACACTCTCTGGCGTCAGTGGTGTGACTGTGTGCTCGTGTCTTACCCACGCAGGAAGGTCTCGCTTGATTTTGGACACCTTCGAGGAGGTGTACTCCTGCTCGTTGTCCAGGAGCTGGAAGGCTGACTTGAGTCGCGCCTCCTTGGCTTCTCGGGCGTGTTTCCATCCCGTGTAGACCATCATCCCGCACACCAGCAGGCTCGTGCTGACCCGGTAATAACCGGCCAGGTAGACAGGCAGCAGGGCGCCCAGACATTTCCCAAACGTCCACAGCACCGCGACAGCACTGATGCCCTTAGGTTTAGAAACCTGCGTGTCAACTGTGGCCACAGCTTTCTTCTCCGTGTCGCCAGAGCTCGGACACTCTGCGGTGCTGGTGTCCTTGGGCTCACTCGACTCCGGTTTTTCGCTTTGCATTGTGGTGTTTTCTGGTATGTCAGATGAAACCAACACCAgataactgataaaaaaaaatcacagaatgttattttttaaaaacgcGTGTTAAACTGACTTAGCAGTTTCTCTATAGTTACATTTCTTACGCCAATTACGTACCGTTGGAAGGGAGGCGCCGCTTCACTTTAGCTAAATTTGTTTACTGGTCGCTCGTGTTGCATTTTCTTCCTAAATTCTGTTTATTTAACCTTGTTTTAGCGCCGAGTTCGGAGGAGCTTTTAGCACGAGCCCAGACGGATTGGTCCGACGCAGACTCTGCCCCTATGTCCCGTTATCTGGAGGAAAACACgcccactacaaaaaaaaaaaaaatctttgacTCTACTGCTGCTGCGGCAAGAATCCTATTTAATTAGCGATATTTGTTTTCAAACGGAAATTTTCCAAGCCAGAACATTTTAAGTTAGAATATCGTTTAATTTGGCCACGTTTACACGGAGCAATATTCTGATATTAAGCCGGTTAAAGACACAGTTCGGGTTTTTTGAAGTGGGAGTGTGTGAGGAACGTGCACAGTCAGTGCGGTACATTCGAGAACCACGACACTGTTTACACTTTGTTTAGATGTGAATACGCAATagtgaaaaaatgtgttgtagCCCTGTGTAATAAAGCCCAACTAAAGGAGTCACGTGAGTAATTATTCCAGTAGTAAATCAACTTGTAATAGAGCATCACATACAGTGGAGGCGAtgcataaacataaaaaattacAATCAAATATTATCATGACTGATCTGTTTGCATCataattgaaaaaacaaaaaacaaaaacaaaagtcaagaTGAATATGAAAGCCTAAATATCAAACGCTTGTCATTTCTTCAGCCCTGTATAATAAAGCCTAACTGAAAAAGTCAGTaacatttcacatcacattGGTATATCTAAACCCTTTAAAGGCCCTTTATACTCAGCTTTCTTCTGTTTTAAGCCCATCTGTCACAAACCTCTGTGCATCTTTTGCGTTTGTATGGATATGACACAATACTTtctctagagggcagtgttgaAAGTGGATTTCGTAGCAGTGAAATGTAAGAACACTGAATGTAAAGTCATCCAATTAATGGGGGATATTACTTGTTGGTGTTGTCAATAATGGAGATTTATGACAAGCTGTATTTGCGACTTTTGACAACTTGCTTCGCTGGATAGCTCCAAAATTAAACATGACGCACCCTGGCAGTCACTCCCTGTTTTCCGACTAGGGCCTATGGACTCTATACCGCCACCATGATGGTGGTATTGCTCCATTTTGTCAAGGCGAAATGAACACAAAGTACGGACGAAAGTCTCCGTCCATCTCCTTTTGTTTACATGGAGTACAAATGGGCCCAAAGTGgttttccatttccttttcaGAGTATAACCCAAACACCCGATCTATCACTTTGCAATGCAGCTTCTGTGCTGTCTTGCAAAGGAATATGTTGACAAAAAGAATAGTAAAAGGTAAAATATTAAAGATATTGTATACAGTTAGaatgttattgatttgtttttccacttggGCCTTCcacacattttcttcactgtccctgttcacatcaaaacaagTGTAAATGATGCTGTATTATCATCTCTCTCCAAATGGGCACTGTACATCCATTGTATGTAACACTCCTACTCTGCATTAGCATTAACAGCCTGAataatgtatgtacagtatgtaagtCAGAATAAGGTCACACTCTGAATCAGTATCAAACTAACACATGTGAAGTATTGCCGTTATGTAGAGCAGCGCTTGCGTAGGCCCACTGATGGGTCAGGACGGTATTGCAGGTGGGCCCTCAGGTGATATAAAATTTCTTTCACGTATGAAATTTAATGAAACATTTGTCGAAAAAGTGAGGTATTAAAATATGTCTAATTCACGTCTTACTTtgccattcattttaattaatgatacagtatgttgtgtttatttgtaaaaacaaagagcTTTTCAGTTATGGCCAAACACACTTcgtttcattattattatgcatttATGGTTGTTCATTGGTAACTGgcacaacatgtttttattttaaagttatcTGTTTACTCCATGGTATTCTCGCtaatgtacaaatgtgtgaGTTTTAAAAGTACAGTTTATTTGTTAGGGAAGCTCTGACGCACACATGATTACATCTTAATCAGAGATACTTTTAGAATTTTTCCGGCAGTGGACTGAAAGGCGACATGAATCATAATTAGACTGTGCTGTGACACGTCTCAAGTCACGCAAACATCATAATAAGATTgtcataatttaaaataatgtcagtATTGGTTTCCATATAAATGAAGTAATTGCTGGAAAGTGAATTTACCTGTCTGCTGCACACAACTGCTCCATTTCAAGTAGGAATTATTGCCATGTGGCTACTGCTCCCTTCATTAGAATGGTTAGCCCACCAGCACTTGGTCCGTACTTTTCTGCTGCCAGTTTACTTTAGAACAGCAGACTGTGCATTCTCCTCAATCCCTAAATCCGGTGTGAGCACGCAGGCCCTGGGCTGTAATGATTCCCATTGCTTGTTGTTAGCCGGCACCTTAAGTCCCTCTTGTTTGAAAAGTCACACGGATGTGAAGCTACTGAAAAAACGTTTGTTCATGTATTCAAGTTTACACAGTGTCACTCCACCCAAGCAACACAAGCACTTGCTACTGGAAACCATCTAAGCTTGACTTATTATCTTCCTGAGTGAACTGTGAATATATAATTGTGAACAGAAGAAAGCAGCAATAAAAGTGACAAATTGCACAAGATTTATGTCTTGAGTGGttgttattctttttctttttttttattttgcgaATAACCAAAGTCAGACTACACAAGAGCAAACCAcaaaaaatagacacaaactGCTTCCACAGTCTGCATGCTTCCCATGACACAGCAGTCTTGCAGAAATGCTTAACACTTAATGGCATCTCCAAATGAGTCTGTTGCCATTTTTGGTGCctatatttgaaaatgtttcctTTGGTACACAGACTTTCGTCACAGTTCACATGTCAGTTTGCCTGCAGGAAACATGTTGCTGTAATGTAGCCATAGAATACAGGGCGAAGGAAAGGAAAAGTCATTATCCTGCCCTTTGGTGGAGAAGAGACCTCTCTTATCACTGTCCATTCATCAGGTGAGTCGTGTATCATGTATGATAAAATCCTCACTGAGGATGCTTCAGTCCACCATGTGTCCACTCCAGCCCTGACCACTGGATCAGTTAGTGAGGCAGAGTGGTGATCCTCATGCTTTGACTGGCAATGGGGTACGACACCATCGGGGTAGTGGCATGACTCATGGTGATGCCGGGCATAGGCTGCGTCATAGACACTGCCACTGGTGCCACAGAAACTGCCACTGGTGCCATAGAGACAGGAGGTGCCATTCCTTGTGCAATGGTCTGTGCAAGGGCAGCAGAGAGGGGAGTGATCTCAGGGTTGAGGTGGGGCGGAGGGGCCGTCGGTGGGGCTGCATTGCTAGGGGGCGCAGCAGGGGCACCCGTGGAAGCCACCAGGTCTTGCTGTATGACAGGCCGAGGCTGCAGTCCGGCACTGCTCAGGGTGGTGTGAGTCTGGGCGATGCTGTGATTGTAGGAACTTACTGCACCCACAGGGGGAACCAGAGTCTGCTCAGTGGGGGCAGGAGTGGAAGAGAGGGTCATCACCTTGGCCTGGTTTCTGAACTGGGCATTCTGCTCCAGGAGAACCTCGTTTGTGGCAATGAGATttgaaacctgaaaaaaaaataaaataaaaaaataaatagaacacGTTTGAAATTTTAAATAACTACATTTTTGCTGTTTCACCCATATTCTGAAGAGTGACCTGTGCTTCAAAAAATAACTCATTACTTCAGTGGGGTTTCACTATAAAAAGGACCCCATCCAAGTCAGATGTTATTGAACTAAAAACAGATATGACATAGTGTCTGTGCGTCTTTAGGCTCAATACCACTTAATAAGTCCCCCAGAATGGTTAAGATATCCAAATGGTCAGCTCgccatcaagctctgcagaagcctgataacgagccgtTTATCTGAATATGGTGTGTTGGAGCATTGCCCAGAAAAGAGCAGAGCAGAAAAGCTCTGCCACTTTACTTAAAATTCCTAGACATAAGGAAatgaagaacagaaagaacagactcctgctgtgaggatGCAGGTATCACAGCTAGAGAGAAAGAGGGTCACCACAATGGTGAATATAtcacctctctgtgtttgttgaacagaaaatatattttataacatCTCTGACAAGTACTAATAATGTACAAGTACTAAttctaaaaactaaaaaaatacaattctaACCTGTTTCTTTAACTCTTCCACTCTCTTCCTCAGCAGGGCATTTTCTTCTTCCAGGATCCTGTATTCAAATGGGCGTGGTTGCAAGGTGGCCTGAACTCCCAGTTCATAGTGTCCACCGACACTACCATCTGCCAGGCGGAACCCCTCCAACCTACGCCTCTTCAACTGCAGAGCAGTGTGGTCCATTGAGGCTTCTAAGGAACTGGCATCAAACAACCCGTTCTCCAGCAGAGGATCGTACACTGAGCTCCTGTCATAACGTCGCTGTGCTGAAGAACTTATGGACAGACAACCGCTCATCCCACCAACTCCTACTCCCCCAACTCCAGAGATACCTGGATCTCGGCAACCACCCAAGCTGGGACATCCCATACCCATTATATTACTCCCACCTCCAACTCCTACAAGTCCCTGCATGCCTCCACAGACACCTCCTACTACTCCTCCACCACCTATCCCGACCCCAGCATTCACCATTCCACTGGCACCTGGTCCCATCACACCACCCACTCCAACCCTATTGATACCCTGTTCATATTCAAAGTCTTTTTTGACATGGCGAAATTTACATTTGTTGCCCCTCTGACACTCTCCCGTCAGGTAGTCTCTGCAGATAGGGACCTCCCCACGGCTATGGGGAAGATCCATGGGGGAGAGACCCAATCTTGCTGCAACTTTCCCTCGCAGCCTGAGAGGCAGCTCTCCTGATTTCTTGTAGTAGTCCTCGTCTTCTTTAGATCCATGGACAAAGCGACAGTTGGTACGTGTACACTCCTTATTCTGATGGTCATGACAAAAGATGAACTCATTCTTTTGTACTCCTAAGTTTGGTACCTCATTAAAGTCGGGATGTCTGAAGCGGCAGCGTTTCCCTCTCTTGCAGACATTGCGTATGAAGTCCCTGCAGACACCGTCTAAAGCCGGTCCAGCGCCTTGCCCTCCACCGCTCCCACAACTGTTGCCATTTCCaagtgctcctcctcctcccatgtTCCCAGAACTAGAGGTGTTGCCTCCAATACTTCCTCCTGAGCCCCCTCTACCCTCTACTGAGCCGCCTGCCAGACCTGACCCGGGCCCTCCTTCCTCACCCAgactaccaccaccacctgaCAGATAGGAACTATCCCGGTCAGGCATGACGCTCAGACCAGCACGAGGAGAAATTAGCACTCATGTGTATGAGGGGTGCTAACTCGTCCTggcaaatatgcacacacacaggtaaaatCATTGGAGAAATGTTTTTACCTGATGTTGTGAAATGTGCTACTCAGCGTTCtgcaagagaaaaaaaggacaagttACAATTTGAAGGTATAAAAAGTGGTGGCTGAGCATATAATATTACACTAATGTTCCACTTCAACTGGTGACTATGACTATTCTGTACTGTATTGGGGCTACTTGAGCATTTAAAGTCTTACCTGAATGCAGATGTAGGCTCATAGTAGCCTACACTAGTATCGATGTTGATAAtagaacattatttttatttacagtacgCAAAGCTGAGTGTACATTTCTGTGCTTAAATTGAAAGTTTTGGGTAAATGAGCAGAATTTAACCACATATTTCCGTGATCAAACAAATCTGTGGCTGCTACACCTGACATAATATGGTTTTCTCTACTTGCATCAGCTGATTTTTAAAAAGCTCTACAGACGGAGTGAAAATGCTCCCCGTTAAGCAGCAAACGATCACACAtatgacatgaacatgaaatgCCTTGACCAATGTCTTTTAGAAAAGTGTTTTGTATGTCAAATTTGTCTGCATGTCAAAAATCACAACTTATGCCTTCATCTTATTCAGTGTATGGGTTGTAGCATTGTGTAATGTTTAGTCATACACGTATTAAGCGCACGTGCACACAGGTATTTGGATCAATACATGAAAGCATGTTCGAATGCAGGTGTGACATATGGTCATCTTTCCTTGTGCAACACCATAATCCATACGCCATGGTAAATATCgatatttttattacaaattaaGGCGCTGGATAGtcaacagtccctgccagtttctcTCACTGGGCATCGCAACTTAATGTCTCCTCAcagtggcgctgctcaaatgaatgttGTGCATAAATAGAAAAATCCTTCACAGAcgttgttttcttcagttagacagatttCGTGATgcatcgctatatgattgtctgcaatacatttattatcacagaatcgttgtatcataatattattgttatctttGGACCATGTATTGCAGATCGTATCGTGGGGTACGCTGTGACTCCCACAGCTCTTCTAATTTGTATTTCATTGAACATATAGTGACATGGGTGTGTTTCATAAAACAGAATCAGCCACAGGAGTTCAGTTACTGATGATCTGGTCTGTGTGAACCGCTCGCTATTTTCTATGTTTTGCTCCAGGCTGTTGTCTGTGAGTGATATTGACTCGAAGAAACATTGTAGTCTATCGACTGAAgtttgacacagacacacacgtcagCTTCGTGGAAGTGACGATCGAGCAGGAAAACATCCGGAATACAGAAAACACGAACATGTAAACAAATACCATGACTGACTATGAGATCACAGGTTAAACTGGAACACCGGAATAGAACGGCAATTGTGTATGTTAGCATATGGTGACAACTGGTAAACAAGTTAGCACATGGTGTTTGTTAAAACCGGGTATTAAACAACTAAGCAATGACTTGTGAAAAACATGGTTATCAGTACAGTGACATTCAGGCGCCTCGCTGAAACGAGGACACAACGAGGGCCACACAAGCAAATGGCCCTCGGGCGAGCTAAAATTAGCTAAGGAATGCTACAAAGCTTGCTGGATAAATGCTAACATTGTTTTACCAAAAGAAACCAAACGGAGAATCCACCTGTTTATGTCCCACGTAGAAACGTCTGGTTCTGACACATGGGAATATGTGTAGATATTTGTGCCGTGAAAAAGAAATTAGACCTGTGGTATTATCGACATTACAGCAGCCTGTGTTCTGTTTACCACATTACTCCATAAGAGCTTCTTTTTCTACACACGAAGAAGAAGTAGGTGTTATCGAGCTATTCTTTTCTGCCATCTAGCGGTGAAAATACTTAACGACATTGAAGAGCGTGTAAAAATTGGATGTCATTCGATTTTAtacaaggaaataaaaaatacacgtTGCACGTCTGTTTAATTTCGTAACCTAAACGTCTAGAAATTAAGCCATATTGAATGTGCAAACGTGATACTCAAATACTATTGAAAAGAAAGCATACATTTAGTTTTTACAGCTCAAAATCCTGCTTTAAAGTACAGTCTAAATGTATCCAGTAAAACTGACATTGTCATAAATGTGTGTAGTCAGAGTTGCCCTGACATGAAATGCATCAGTTGTTGCTGTAAATTATGGATGATTTTAAATTCCAGAAATGTAGCCATTTGAGCATGCAAATGTGggacacttatttatttttataaatccCTAAATTAAACTGAATGATGTTCAGTCTGCTTACACTCGGATATCAAATGCATCAGTCACTGCAAGAAATTATGCTCAAATTTGAGTAATTAGACCATACCAAATGATTTTCAGTCCACTTATAATCAGCTTGAGACGATTACGATTACAACTTTCTTCCTGTCCGTTTTGACCGGGCTGCTGTTAGTTTTCCGCCCTCTAGTGGTGAAAGCAGCGAATGAcatccgtgtgtgtgcgcgtcaatgaagttggttgttgttttctttcatacaAGGAAATAAATACACGTTGCACTTCAGTGTATCTAGATACACCCCCACCgcttaaaacacaaaatatcatCAGAGGAGGTCATGGTTACTTCCTCATGCGTGTGTCAGTAGTTTGGCTAAACTATTCATATTATCTTGCCGGCGTCTTAGCACCCACAAACCACAGCTTTTGTTATCTTTGCTGAACGTGTGGAGTAGTCACCCGGCTTCAGGTGCTGTCAAACCAGGTCCATGTGAGCAGGTTTGAGTGAGAGTTTTTCTCAGTACAGTGTGTAAGTGTTTCTCGTCTCCTCTTGATGGAAGACTGCGTGGGGCTGTTGCTCTGCTTTGCTGCAGTGTCATTACTGGCCGCTGCTGC encodes:
- the zc3h10 gene encoding zinc finger CCCH domain-containing protein 10; its protein translation is MPDRDSSYLSGGGGSLGEEGGPGSGLAGGSVEGRGGSGGSIGGNTSSSGNMGGGGALGNGNSCGSGGGQGAGPALDGVCRDFIRNVCKRGKRCRFRHPDFNEVPNLGVQKNEFIFCHDHQNKECTRTNCRFVHGSKEDEDYYKKSGELPLRLRGKVAARLGLSPMDLPHSRGEVPICRDYLTGECQRGNKCKFRHVKKDFEYEQGINRVGVGGVMGPGASGMVNAGVGIGGGGVVGGVCGGMQGLVGVGGGSNIMGMGCPSLGGCRDPGISGVGGVGVGGMSGCLSISSSAQRRYDRSSVYDPLLENGLFDASSLEASMDHTALQLKRRRLEGFRLADGSVGGHYELGVQATLQPRPFEYRILEEENALLRKRVEELKKQVSNLIATNEVLLEQNAQFRNQAKVMTLSSTPAPTEQTLVPPVGAVSSYNHSIAQTHTTLSSAGLQPRPVIQQDLVASTGAPAAPPSNAAPPTAPPPHLNPEITPLSAALAQTIAQGMAPPVSMAPVAVSVAPVAVSMTQPMPGITMSHATTPMVSYPIASQSMRITTLPH